A single window of Granulicella mallensis MP5ACTX8 DNA harbors:
- a CDS encoding prepilin peptidase: MPSFVEFETLVQIVPLTFELSALILGLLFGSFLNVCISRLPDHRSINSPRSHCPNCKQTIRWYDNIPILSWILLRARCRQCKTPIPWRYPLVELAIGLWFLVLSIPIYRLCTSNWMTVDFGPPLGVWRAEQATTLIGLLILGFLLIGLLVMDWQTYTLPDAFTLTGTAIGFFLVCAQAIFLGPGQDEIKLNPQHSLRMSSPGSFVAKGNVFLTGPEHLVFGRLAAIVGAALLLLAIRAIYKAVRHRDGLGMGDVKLLAMIAAFLGFWPAILALFVGVILTSAYGLTLMVRRQATATTRLPLGTFISIGGLVAALFGAPLIAWYSSLL, from the coding sequence ATGCCCTCGTTCGTAGAGTTCGAGACCCTGGTACAAATTGTGCCTCTGACCTTCGAACTTTCAGCTCTCATCCTGGGCCTTCTCTTCGGCAGCTTTCTGAACGTCTGCATCTCACGTCTACCTGACCATCGGAGTATCAACAGTCCGCGCTCCCACTGCCCAAATTGCAAGCAGACGATCCGCTGGTACGACAACATCCCGATATTGAGCTGGATCCTTCTCCGTGCTCGTTGCCGACAATGCAAAACGCCGATCCCATGGCGCTATCCGCTGGTGGAACTTGCAATAGGGCTCTGGTTTCTCGTTCTTTCTATCCCGATTTATAGGCTGTGTACATCGAACTGGATGACAGTCGACTTCGGCCCCCCCCTGGGAGTATGGAGAGCAGAACAAGCTACAACGCTGATCGGGCTTCTCATCCTCGGCTTCCTCCTCATCGGCCTGCTCGTCATGGACTGGCAGACCTACACCCTCCCTGACGCCTTCACCCTCACCGGCACGGCCATCGGCTTCTTCCTCGTCTGCGCACAGGCCATCTTCCTTGGTCCCGGCCAGGACGAGATCAAGCTCAACCCACAGCACAGCCTGCGCATGTCGAGCCCCGGCTCCTTCGTCGCCAAGGGCAACGTCTTCCTCACCGGCCCCGAGCATCTTGTCTTCGGCCGCCTCGCCGCCATCGTGGGAGCCGCCCTGCTCCTGCTCGCCATCCGCGCCATCTACAAGGCCGTTCGCCATCGCGACGGCCTCGGCATGGGAGACGTCAAGCTGCTCGCCATGATCGCGGCCTTCCTCGGCTTCTGGCCCGCGATCCTCGCGCTCTTCGTCGGAGTCATCCTCACCTCTGCTTACGGCCTCACGCTGATGGTTCGTCGTCAGGCCACCGCCACAACCCGTCTGCCGCTGGGCACGTTTATCAGCATCGGAGGCCTTGTTGCCGCTCTCTTCGGTGCTCCGCTCATCGCCTGGTACAGCTCGCTGCTGTAA
- a CDS encoding carbohydrate porin, whose product MAGISSLPYNIPVQYCLPQPLVIMPMTFRKAARTLLIPCLLAVSTAYAQQPPAQAPDPEVTAPQVTIFPHTDTSRYLIAGQANIIFQGHPGFHSPYEGTNSLLARGEYKVSLVGTLFLGLQLHHNLRYNTDAIYNLESSGGRGVSEALGLAGFTNLDVVRNPNLGSVPYTARVQLHQTIGLTNKLIDTQRTQLSLATKVPERRFDLRVGRMSLPDVLDVNGPGSDSHLQFLNWTADNNGAWDYAADTRGYTYAFVTEYDDIHWSARYVFGLMPTVANGVDLDWNLRRARGDNYEFEYRKTPFAFLPERLLSPERKGTVRLLSFVNHADMGLYRDAIDSALTARANGDPSAVPVITAHAPGTTVKYGFGLNFEQELTQDLRSFGRFGWNEGQHQSFAYTEVDQTFELGADLAGNRWSRPNDKAGLVGISNAIKRDHQEYLALGGLGFLLGDGKLNYAREDILEAYYNAHNWRGLFTAFDVQLIAHPGYNQDRGPVAMFSIRTHVDF is encoded by the coding sequence TTGGCGGGCATTTCATCTCTGCCTTACAACATTCCGGTACAGTATTGCCTGCCCCAGCCACTCGTGATCATGCCTATGACCTTCCGCAAAGCCGCGCGAACCCTACTGATTCCCTGCCTCCTTGCCGTTTCGACGGCCTACGCGCAGCAACCGCCTGCACAGGCCCCAGACCCCGAAGTCACCGCGCCGCAAGTCACGATCTTTCCGCACACCGATACCTCGCGCTACCTGATTGCAGGCCAGGCGAACATCATCTTCCAGGGCCATCCCGGCTTTCATTCTCCCTATGAAGGCACCAACTCCCTGCTCGCACGCGGCGAGTACAAGGTCTCGCTGGTCGGCACTCTCTTCCTCGGCCTGCAACTGCACCACAACCTGCGCTACAACACCGACGCCATCTACAACCTCGAAAGCTCGGGCGGACGCGGCGTATCCGAAGCCCTGGGACTGGCCGGCTTCACGAACCTGGATGTCGTCCGCAATCCGAACCTCGGTTCGGTGCCCTACACCGCGCGTGTCCAACTGCACCAGACCATCGGCCTGACCAACAAACTCATCGACACGCAGCGCACCCAACTCTCACTTGCGACCAAAGTCCCCGAGCGGCGCTTCGACCTGCGTGTCGGACGAATGAGCCTCCCTGACGTTCTCGACGTCAACGGTCCCGGCTCCGACTCACACCTCCAGTTTCTGAACTGGACCGCTGACAACAACGGCGCGTGGGACTACGCCGCCGATACCCGTGGCTACACCTACGCCTTCGTCACCGAGTACGACGACATCCACTGGTCCGCCCGCTATGTCTTCGGCCTGATGCCCACTGTAGCCAACGGTGTCGATCTCGATTGGAACCTTCGCCGCGCGCGTGGCGACAACTACGAGTTCGAGTATCGCAAGACGCCCTTCGCCTTCCTGCCCGAGCGGCTTTTATCGCCGGAGCGCAAAGGCACGGTCCGCCTGCTCAGCTTCGTAAACCACGCCGACATGGGCCTGTATCGCGACGCTATCGACTCAGCCCTTACCGCCCGTGCCAACGGCGACCCCTCCGCCGTCCCCGTCATCACCGCTCACGCCCCCGGCACAACGGTGAAGTACGGCTTCGGACTCAACTTCGAACAGGAGTTAACGCAGGACCTCCGCAGCTTTGGCCGCTTCGGCTGGAACGAAGGCCAGCACCAGAGCTTCGCCTACACCGAGGTCGACCAGACCTTCGAACTCGGAGCCGACCTCGCCGGCAACCGCTGGTCGCGTCCCAACGACAAGGCCGGGCTCGTCGGCATCTCGAACGCCATCAAGCGCGATCATCAGGAATATCTGGCGCTGGGCGGACTCGGCTTTCTGCTCGGAGACGGCAAGCTGAACTACGCCCGCGAAGACATCCTCGAGGCCTACTACAACGCGCACAACTGGCGCGGCCTGTTCACCGCATTCGACGTACAGCTCATCGCCCACCCCGGCTACAACCAGGACCGTGGACCGGTAGCCATGTTCAGCATCCGCACGCACGTGGACTTCTAA
- a CDS encoding acyltransferase family protein, translating into MTEKTREESHLPALDGLRGLAILLVLLFHTFARPEVQHANWIIKSFNQVSLFGWTGVDLFFVLSGFLITRILLDAKTSTNFFKVFYMRRILRIFPLYYLSLIGVFLIWPLLKLHTGSISGNDAGHVGLTVQLWYWLNLVNWPTAIHPMLVPLLSHYWTLSIEEQFYAVWPAVVYFLSEKRLALLSVAGIVSVFILRNLPIVQAFGATHDNFLYRLTPFRMDTLLFGGLLAILFKHVDRSKLLRWAVPIFVVTLALLLWKAQPSPAEGAITFTGLAVLYSSLLTICITSKTAGALFRTRLLRGMGKYSYSVYLIHPSVLFFMDVLVIRPLQKHLLPGHPYGAPLIFTLLNICVCFGIARITWVLIESPILRLKRHFRYTYRDDQALKGETGAVSSPVAIELG; encoded by the coding sequence ATGACGGAAAAAACGAGGGAAGAGTCTCATCTTCCAGCACTCGATGGCCTCCGTGGTCTCGCTATCTTGCTGGTGCTGCTCTTCCACACGTTTGCGCGTCCAGAGGTCCAGCATGCAAATTGGATCATCAAGTCGTTCAATCAGGTGAGTTTGTTCGGTTGGACGGGTGTGGACCTGTTTTTCGTACTCTCCGGATTTCTCATTACGCGGATTCTGCTCGATGCCAAGACCTCGACAAATTTTTTCAAGGTCTTTTATATGCGCCGCATTTTGCGCATCTTCCCGCTTTATTACTTAAGCCTTATCGGTGTTTTTTTGATATGGCCGCTTCTCAAATTGCATACCGGGTCGATCAGCGGCAACGATGCCGGTCACGTAGGGCTGACGGTACAACTTTGGTATTGGTTGAACCTGGTTAACTGGCCTACCGCCATTCATCCGATGCTCGTCCCCCTGCTCTCCCATTACTGGACACTTTCGATTGAGGAGCAGTTTTATGCCGTGTGGCCGGCAGTGGTCTACTTCCTGAGCGAGAAACGGCTTGCCCTGTTGTCGGTAGCAGGAATCGTGTCCGTGTTCATTTTGCGAAACCTGCCCATTGTCCAGGCGTTCGGCGCCACGCACGATAATTTTTTATACCGATTGACTCCGTTTCGGATGGACACGCTGCTCTTCGGCGGCCTGTTGGCGATCTTGTTCAAACACGTCGACAGGTCAAAGCTGCTTCGCTGGGCGGTGCCGATCTTTGTTGTGACTCTTGCCCTGTTGCTCTGGAAGGCGCAGCCGTCTCCTGCGGAAGGTGCGATTACGTTTACAGGGCTTGCCGTCCTTTACTCGTCTCTGCTAACGATCTGCATCACGAGCAAAACGGCAGGGGCCCTCTTTCGGACCAGGCTGCTGCGTGGCATGGGTAAGTACAGTTACAGCGTTTATCTGATACACCCGTCTGTACTGTTCTTCATGGACGTTCTCGTGATTCGTCCTCTTCAAAAGCATCTGCTGCCTGGTCATCCCTATGGGGCCCCATTGATTTTTACGCTGCTCAATATTTGTGTGTGTTTCGGTATTGCGCGGATCACATGGGTGTTGATTGAGTCGCCGATTCTTCGACTGAAACGGCACTTCCGCTACACCTATCGAGACGATCAAGCGCTTAAAGGTGAAACCGGGGCAGTTTCATCTCCTGTCGCGATCGAATTAGGATGA
- a CDS encoding thiazole synthase yields the protein MNSSDELIIAGRSFKSRLIVGTGKYKDGAETQAAIEASGAELVTVAVRRVNLDRTKESLLDFIDPKKYFLLPNTAGCYTAEEAIRAARLAREVGLSDWVKIEVIGDLATLYPDVQATVEATRVLVKEGFTVLPYTTDDIVFAKRLIDVGAAAVMPLGAPIGTGLGIANMYTLRMMRELITEVPLVVDAGLGTASDAALAMEMGFDAVLLNTAMAASKNPVLMSSAMKKGIEAGREAFLAGRMEKKLYATASSPLEGISR from the coding sequence GTGAACTCTTCAGATGAATTGATTATTGCCGGTCGTAGTTTCAAATCGCGTCTCATTGTCGGGACAGGGAAGTACAAGGACGGGGCGGAGACCCAGGCCGCGATTGAGGCTTCGGGTGCGGAGCTGGTGACGGTCGCGGTGCGGCGCGTGAACCTCGATCGGACCAAAGAGAGCCTGCTGGACTTCATCGATCCGAAGAAGTATTTTCTGCTGCCCAATACCGCGGGCTGCTACACCGCCGAAGAGGCCATCCGGGCGGCTAGACTGGCTCGCGAGGTAGGACTGTCGGACTGGGTCAAGATTGAAGTGATTGGCGACCTGGCGACGCTGTATCCCGATGTCCAGGCGACGGTGGAGGCCACGCGGGTGCTGGTGAAGGAAGGTTTCACCGTACTTCCCTACACGACCGACGACATCGTGTTCGCCAAGCGTCTGATCGACGTAGGCGCGGCGGCGGTGATGCCGCTGGGAGCGCCTATCGGCACGGGGTTGGGGATTGCCAATATGTACACCCTGCGGATGATGCGCGAGCTGATTACCGAGGTTCCCCTGGTGGTCGACGCCGGATTGGGGACGGCGAGCGACGCGGCGCTGGCGATGGAGATGGGCTTCGATGCTGTGCTGTTGAATACGGCGATGGCCGCGTCGAAGAACCCGGTGCTGATGTCGTCGGCGATGAAGAAGGGCATAGAGGCCGGGCGCGAGGCGTTCCTGGCAGGCCGGATGGAAAAGAAGCTGTATGCCACGGCAAGTTCGCCCCTGGAAGGAATCTCCCGGTAA
- a CDS encoding TetR family transcriptional regulator C-terminal domain-containing protein, translating into MAQKTREQLIEVGLKQIHTAGYGATGVNEILALADVPKGSFYHHFPSKEAFAAAVLQRYGEGETHRWETMLGDKNQAPLKRLRLYFEDLISVYGQTGPISGCLMGNLTLEIAAHSDVLQPMLKGCFGAWEDAVAEALREAVAVGELDPSVKPRELASFIVNNWEGALLRSKAERSDRALDVFLDFTFKVLLKG; encoded by the coding sequence ATGGCACAGAAAACTCGTGAGCAGTTGATCGAGGTTGGACTTAAGCAGATTCATACTGCTGGATATGGCGCTACGGGAGTGAATGAGATTCTCGCGTTGGCCGATGTCCCGAAGGGGTCGTTCTACCATCACTTTCCCAGTAAAGAAGCCTTCGCAGCTGCGGTGTTGCAGCGCTATGGGGAGGGGGAGACACATCGCTGGGAGACGATGCTGGGAGATAAGAACCAGGCTCCTTTGAAACGGCTCCGTCTGTACTTTGAAGATTTGATCTCCGTGTATGGACAGACCGGGCCGATCAGCGGCTGTTTGATGGGCAATCTGACGCTGGAGATTGCCGCCCACAGCGACGTATTGCAGCCGATGCTGAAGGGGTGCTTCGGTGCGTGGGAGGATGCCGTCGCCGAGGCGCTTCGTGAGGCTGTGGCCGTGGGGGAGTTGGATCCCTCGGTCAAGCCCAGGGAGTTGGCGTCGTTCATCGTGAATAACTGGGAAGGGGCGTTGCTGCGTTCGAAGGCTGAGCGAAGCGATCGGGCCCTGGATGTCTTTCTGGATTTTACGTTTAAGGTGCTTTTGAAGGGGTAG
- a CDS encoding SDR family NAD(P)-dependent oxidoreductase, protein MTTQTTKGTVLITGASTGIGAVYADRFAQRGYDLILVARDKNRLTELAATLTSKTGRKVDILPADLTVKADRLKVEERLASDSAITGLVNNAGFGATAKLIDSKIDDLENMIDLNVTALTRLTSAVLPGLIARGTGLIINISSIVALAPEMLNGVYSGTKSYVVNLTQSLHNEVKDKGIQVQAVLPGATGTEFWDRAGLPVHNLPGEWVMTAADMVDASLVGFDQHELITIPALADVAQWEKYDEARKALGPNLSRKEAAARYGLKK, encoded by the coding sequence ATGACGACCCAAACTACTAAAGGCACTGTACTTATCACGGGTGCATCCACTGGCATCGGCGCTGTGTATGCCGATCGCTTCGCTCAGCGCGGTTATGACTTGATCCTTGTTGCCCGCGACAAGAATCGCCTCACCGAACTGGCGGCTACGCTGACGTCCAAGACTGGCCGCAAGGTCGATATTCTGCCTGCCGATCTGACCGTCAAGGCTGACCGGCTGAAGGTCGAGGAGCGTCTCGCTTCCGATAGCGCGATCACGGGGCTGGTGAATAATGCCGGCTTCGGTGCGACGGCCAAGCTGATCGACTCCAAGATCGACGATCTCGAGAACATGATCGACCTGAATGTGACGGCGCTTACTCGGCTGACGTCGGCGGTTCTGCCGGGGCTGATCGCGCGTGGAACCGGCCTCATTATCAATATCTCCTCTATCGTGGCTTTGGCGCCGGAGATGCTCAATGGCGTGTATAGCGGCACCAAGTCCTATGTCGTGAACCTCACGCAGTCTCTGCATAACGAGGTGAAGGATAAGGGCATTCAGGTACAGGCTGTCCTGCCTGGAGCTACCGGCACGGAGTTCTGGGACCGCGCGGGTCTGCCGGTGCACAATCTGCCGGGCGAGTGGGTCATGACGGCCGCGGACATGGTCGATGCGTCGCTCGTGGGATTTGACCAGCATGAGCTGATTACGATCCCCGCGTTAGCGGATGTTGCCCAGTGGGAGAAGTACGATGAGGCGCGCAAGGCGCTGGGGCCGAACCTCTCGCGTAAGGAAGCGGCGGCGCGGTATGGGTTGAAGAAGTAA
- a CDS encoding DUF1015 domain-containing protein: MARLYPFRALRYDPARVNMTDVVTQPYDKISPAMQERYYEVSPYNLIRVILGKQKPRDTDKENVYTRAAATLSEWRAEGILKEEAEPALYGYSQTYKVPGTEEVRERRGFIALAQLSDYADQVVYRHEQTFPKHKSDRLALFKATRAYCEQIYMLYSDPTFTAEKAIFESGAAPELEITDEYNVLHRVWKLTDPALIQRVLTAMDDKKLIIADGHHRYETSTGYMHERAAELGVDEKAEPTRTADGLPQPAFPEQAMMMTFVNMDAPGITILPTHRVAFGLIDFHGREFARKAEAYFNVEEIPNTPEGLFPGDAALLKRLNDTPGVAFIAATRDGDFLLTPKPEAIAPLLSNLSPRQQQLDVTQLHKVVLEKLLGLNEETVRAGSNVRYLREASEALAQVGSGNADIAFLIKPVTLEQMKDISLNLEVMPQKSTDFYPKLLSGLAMYTLD, from the coding sequence ATGGCACGCTTGTACCCCTTCCGCGCACTCCGCTACGATCCAGCCCGCGTCAACATGACCGACGTCGTCACCCAGCCCTACGACAAGATCTCTCCCGCGATGCAGGAGCGCTACTACGAGGTCAGCCCCTACAACCTGATCCGCGTCATCCTCGGCAAGCAGAAGCCACGCGACACCGACAAAGAGAACGTCTACACCCGCGCCGCTGCGACTCTCAGCGAATGGCGCGCCGAAGGCATCCTGAAGGAAGAGGCCGAGCCCGCCCTCTACGGCTACTCCCAGACCTACAAGGTCCCCGGCACGGAAGAAGTGCGCGAGCGTCGCGGCTTCATCGCCCTCGCCCAGCTCTCCGACTACGCCGACCAGGTCGTCTATCGCCACGAGCAGACCTTCCCGAAGCACAAGTCCGACCGCCTCGCCCTCTTCAAGGCCACACGCGCGTACTGCGAGCAGATCTACATGCTCTACTCCGACCCGACCTTCACCGCCGAGAAGGCGATCTTCGAATCCGGCGCGGCTCCCGAGCTCGAGATCACCGACGAGTACAACGTCCTGCACCGCGTCTGGAAGCTCACCGACCCCGCGCTCATCCAGCGCGTGCTCACCGCGATGGACGATAAGAAGCTCATCATCGCCGACGGCCATCACCGCTACGAGACCTCGACCGGCTACATGCACGAGCGCGCCGCCGAACTGGGCGTCGACGAAAAAGCCGAGCCCACCCGCACCGCCGATGGCCTGCCCCAGCCCGCCTTCCCCGAACAGGCCATGATGATGACCTTCGTCAACATGGATGCCCCCGGCATCACCATCCTGCCGACGCACCGCGTCGCCTTCGGCCTCATCGACTTCCACGGCCGCGAGTTCGCGAGAAAAGCCGAAGCCTACTTCAACGTCGAAGAGATCCCCAACACCCCCGAAGGTCTCTTCCCCGGCGACGCCGCCCTGCTGAAGCGCCTGAACGATACCCCCGGCGTGGCCTTCATCGCAGCCACCCGCGACGGCGACTTCCTGCTCACCCCGAAGCCCGAAGCCATCGCGCCCCTGCTCAGCAACCTCTCCCCCCGCCAGCAGCAGCTCGACGTTACACAGCTGCATAAGGTGGTGCTGGAAAAGCTTCTCGGCCTGAACGAAGAGACGGTCCGCGCCGGCTCCAACGTGCGCTACCTGCGCGAGGCCTCCGAAGCCCTGGCACAGGTAGGCAGCGGCAACGCCGACATCGCCTTCCTGATCAAACCCGTCACCCTTGAGCAGATGAAAGACATCTCCCTGAACCTGGAAGTCATGCCTCAGAAGTCGACCGACTTCTATCCGAAGCTGCTCAGCGGCCTGGCGATGTACACACTGGACTAG
- a CDS encoding TIGR03435 family protein gives MIDVVTQLYNKLSPTTPHRFTMRRAIMMGPVELHRRRIMLLAVAMLATLPRAFGQEQHVAPMAKNAHPSYEVATIKPTDPEDGHAGFHTIGQRLFIENQTMNGLIAFAYAVHPKQIVDAPEWFSKDHFDIKGVPDIEGEPNLQQQREMLQKLLNDRFKLKFHRDKRDLSIFAITVAKGGPKLEASKSAPDSLLDQTRSNNGPQQTWKLTNNSMADFAQLLGYLLDRPVVNETGLKGKFDFDLSWTVDGSLSDDPKAPPGLFTAIQEQLGLKVEGTRGPADVLVMEHVERPSAD, from the coding sequence ATGATCGACGTCGTCACCCAGCTCTACAACAAGCTCTCTCCCACCACACCACATCGCTTCACGATGAGGAGAGCCATAATGATGGGACCTGTCGAACTACACCGCAGACGAATTATGCTTCTGGCCGTGGCCATGCTTGCCACTTTGCCCAGGGCATTCGGACAGGAGCAGCACGTAGCGCCGATGGCAAAGAATGCGCATCCCTCCTATGAGGTCGCCACGATCAAGCCCACGGATCCTGAGGATGGTCACGCAGGCTTTCATACGATAGGACAACGGCTGTTCATTGAGAACCAGACGATGAATGGCCTGATCGCATTTGCCTATGCCGTTCATCCGAAGCAAATTGTGGATGCGCCGGAGTGGTTCTCCAAAGATCATTTTGATATCAAGGGCGTACCCGATATCGAAGGCGAGCCGAATTTACAACAGCAACGGGAGATGCTCCAGAAGCTGCTGAACGATCGGTTCAAGTTGAAGTTTCATCGCGACAAACGGGACCTTTCGATCTTTGCGATCACCGTTGCGAAAGGTGGTCCAAAGCTGGAGGCAAGCAAGTCAGCCCCTGACAGCCTGCTGGACCAGACGCGTAGCAATAATGGTCCGCAGCAGACTTGGAAGCTTACGAACAACTCGATGGCGGATTTTGCCCAGCTGCTGGGCTACTTGCTGGATCGGCCAGTGGTGAACGAGACCGGGCTTAAGGGTAAGTTTGATTTTGATTTGAGCTGGACGGTAGATGGTTCGCTGAGTGACGATCCGAAGGCACCGCCGGGACTCTTTACGGCAATTCAGGAGCAGCTAGGACTGAAGGTCGAGGGAACGCGAGGGCCTGCGGATGTTCTTGTGATGGAGCACGTCGAGCGGCCATCGGCGGACTGA
- a CDS encoding sodium-translocating pyrophosphatase — MHFGVLTAALFTLQDIPSTPVNSSDSLWLWIAMGVGVLALIAAFVLARIVLAGDTGTAEMQAISNAIREGAEAFLSRQYRTIGILAVVIAIVVFFGYYLSPRTQDVALKTVIAFLVGAICSGLAGFTGMYVSIRANIRTASAARTSLNKALQAALRGGAVTGLVVVALSLLGVGALFFFFGGLDHPRQVPYQLVGFGFGASLVALFAQLGGGIYTKAADVGADLVGKVEAGIPEDDPRNPAVIADLVGDNVGDCAGRGADIFESTAAENVGAMILGAALYPVFGIKGILFPLIVHAINLVASIIGVAVVKTNDTEDPMSALNRGFYVTAVLALAGFATAVYMMLNGPGVQPMYLLFCGIIGLATAFLFVWITQYYTESKYRPVKSIAEASLTGPATNIISGLAVGMETPAMPVIVISAALLLSYYCGVQGLAGFPGISDYAKGIYGTAIATMGMLSCAAYILAMDTFGPITDNAGGIIEMSNQDESVRDKTDKLDSAGNTTKALTKGYAIGSASLAAFLLFSAYLEEIKSIVTAKVSAAGSAGYMPPGWSFTNINLAEIPVFVGALLGAMLTYLFSSLAIKAVGRTAQMVVKDVRDQFRENPGIMAGTSKPDYARCVSIVTGAALKEMVLPGILAVGLPVAVGLIFRNFSSTYGAGSEVLTRNGILNVPTINGVPVNLGGASAVAGLLMVGTISGILLAMLMNNGGGAWDNAKKWIETGQYGGKKSDAHKAAVVGDTVGDPFKDTAGPSLHVLIKLLATITLVLAPLFL, encoded by the coding sequence ATGCACTTCGGCGTACTTACAGCAGCACTCTTCACCCTTCAAGACATCCCTTCCACCCCCGTAAACAGCAGCGACAGCCTCTGGCTCTGGATCGCCATGGGCGTCGGCGTACTCGCCCTCATCGCCGCCTTCGTTCTCGCCAGAATCGTCCTCGCCGGAGACACCGGCACCGCCGAGATGCAAGCCATCTCCAACGCCATCCGCGAAGGCGCCGAAGCCTTCCTCTCCCGCCAGTACCGCACCATCGGCATCCTCGCCGTCGTCATCGCGATCGTCGTCTTCTTCGGCTACTACCTCTCGCCCCGCACCCAGGACGTCGCGCTCAAGACCGTCATCGCCTTCCTGGTCGGCGCCATCTGCTCCGGGCTCGCCGGATTTACCGGCATGTACGTCTCCATCCGCGCCAACATCCGCACCGCCTCCGCCGCCCGCACCTCGCTGAATAAAGCGCTCCAGGCCGCCCTGCGCGGCGGAGCCGTCACCGGCCTCGTCGTCGTTGCCCTCTCGCTCCTCGGTGTCGGCGCGCTCTTCTTCTTCTTCGGAGGCCTCGACCACCCACGGCAGGTCCCCTACCAGCTCGTCGGCTTCGGCTTCGGAGCCTCGCTCGTCGCCCTCTTCGCCCAGCTCGGCGGCGGCATTTACACCAAGGCCGCCGACGTCGGCGCAGACCTCGTCGGCAAGGTCGAAGCCGGCATCCCCGAGGACGATCCCCGCAACCCCGCCGTCATCGCCGATCTCGTTGGCGACAACGTCGGCGACTGCGCCGGCCGTGGCGCGGACATCTTCGAGTCCACCGCCGCCGAAAACGTCGGTGCGATGATCCTCGGCGCGGCGCTCTATCCCGTCTTCGGCATCAAGGGCATCCTCTTCCCCCTGATCGTCCACGCCATCAACCTCGTCGCCTCCATCATCGGCGTAGCCGTCGTCAAAACCAACGACACCGAAGACCCCATGTCCGCCCTGAACCGCGGCTTCTACGTAACGGCGGTTCTGGCCCTCGCAGGCTTCGCAACAGCCGTCTACATGATGCTCAACGGCCCCGGCGTCCAGCCCATGTATCTGCTCTTCTGCGGCATCATCGGCCTGGCTACGGCGTTCCTCTTCGTCTGGATCACGCAGTACTACACCGAGAGCAAGTACCGCCCAGTCAAGTCCATCGCCGAAGCCTCGCTCACCGGCCCCGCGACGAACATCATCAGCGGCCTCGCCGTCGGCATGGAGACTCCCGCCATGCCCGTCATCGTCATCTCCGCCGCGCTGCTGCTCAGCTACTACTGCGGCGTCCAGGGCCTTGCCGGATTCCCCGGAATCTCCGACTACGCCAAGGGCATCTACGGAACCGCCATCGCCACGATGGGCATGCTCTCCTGCGCGGCTTACATCCTCGCGATGGACACCTTCGGCCCCATCACCGACAACGCCGGAGGCATCATCGAGATGTCGAACCAGGACGAGTCCGTCCGCGACAAGACCGACAAACTCGACTCCGCCGGCAACACCACAAAGGCCCTGACCAAGGGCTACGCCATCGGCTCGGCCTCGCTCGCCGCGTTCCTGCTCTTCTCCGCGTATCTCGAAGAGATCAAGTCCATCGTCACCGCCAAGGTCAGCGCTGCCGGTTCTGCGGGCTACATGCCGCCCGGCTGGTCGTTCACTAACATCAATCTCGCCGAGATCCCCGTCTTCGTTGGAGCCCTGCTCGGCGCAATGCTGACGTATCTCTTCTCGTCCCTCGCCATCAAAGCCGTGGGCCGCACCGCGCAGATGGTCGTCAAGGACGTCCGCGACCAGTTCCGCGAGAACCCCGGCATCATGGCGGGCACCTCCAAGCCCGACTACGCACGCTGCGTCAGCATCGTAACCGGCGCAGCACTGAAAGAGATGGTCCTCCCCGGCATCCTCGCAGTCGGTCTGCCTGTAGCTGTAGGCCTCATCTTCCGCAACTTCAGCTCCACCTACGGCGCGGGCTCCGAGGTCCTCACCCGCAACGGCATCCTCAACGTGCCCACGATCAACGGCGTCCCGGTGAACCTCGGCGGAGCCTCCGCCGTAGCGGGCCTGCTGATGGTCGGCACCATCTCCGGCATCCTGCTCGCCATGCTGATGAATAACGGCGGCGGCGCCTGGGATAACGCCAAGAAGTGGATTGAAACCGGCCAGTACGGCGGCAAAAAATCCGACGCCCACAAAGCCGCCGTTGTCGGCGACACGGTAGGCGACCCCTTCAAAGACACCGCCGGCCCCTCGCTCCACGTTCTGATCAAGCTGTTAGCAACCATCACACTGGTGCTCGCACCGCTCTTCCTTTAG